A DNA window from Vigna unguiculata cultivar IT97K-499-35 chromosome 10, ASM411807v1, whole genome shotgun sequence contains the following coding sequences:
- the LOC114167222 gene encoding TMV resistance protein N-like isoform X2: protein MASSIPPTEFASSTSKLPRKYDVLINFTGEDIRRKFVSHLDYALSTVGLTTFLHEENAVNDMHIQQPILNLCRVAIVVFTKTYSQSAWCLHQLQQIIKWQETYSRHVFPVYYEIQPSDVRFQKGDFGETFKATAQKTFSGQQLEHGMSRWSHALTKAANLFGWDESNYRSDAELVDKIVKGVLNLPVFSATKFPVGLQSCVKDVIQIIKNKSREVCIIGIWGEGGSGKTTLAKAIYHQLHGTFTQKSFIEDIAQVIQTRGHVHLQEQLLSDVLNTKMEIRSVEMGKKMIRVKLSGKKLLIVLDNTKYDPLLDLYDSHVWFAKGTVILITAREEHLLRIHQVDSIFRMNLLSTNESLELLSWHAFREEKPKEEYNDLAKRVVVYCGGLPLVLEVIGSCLYERTKEEWNRLLLQLDKSPQHEVSQTLKISYEGLLNQTEKDLFLDVCCFFVGKGRTFVTKILNDCGVDADSGIRILIERNLIQVKKNNKLGMQPLLQKMGRKIIREISGKELGKNARLWFGQDAENDLLENTLFSSQQTKVIQRLSLKMFLIATRELLERYPSMVLRSLRVLNLSHSMYLRETPDFSGLPRLEQLILKDCPSLRKVHHSIGCLNNLVLLNLKDCTSLSNLPRELYKLKSLNTLILSGCSKIDLLEKYIVQMESLIILIAENAAVKQVPISIVSSKNIGYIFLRGCEGFSFNLFPSIIRSWISPIMNPLSYIHSICMDIEDNGWNDFAPLLSTLANLRSVSVQCDTEFQLSKLVETILIEYGVNISKSEISQQHFKYSLIGVGRCKDFFNAVSDIISKVFASNESRDVSLPGDNDPYWFGHMGEGRSVFFTVPRDHDLKGMALCVFYLSTPEIVAPVCLRSVLIVNYTKCTFQIHNHGTVISFNDIDWQGIISNLESGDKVEICVTSAHELVVKNTIVYLICDELNDLQKEPAPKKNSLVRFVKKVVM from the exons ATGGCGTCTTCAATTCCTCCCACAGAATTCGCCTCTTCAACTTCCAAACTCCCACGGAAGTACGATGTGCTCATCAACTTCACAGGAGAAGACATCCGCAGGAAATTTGTTTCTCATCTCGATTATGCTCTCTCTACTGTTGGGCTCACTACTTTCCTTCATGAGGAGAATGCAGTGAATGACATGCACATCCAACAACCTATTCTCAATCTGTGTCGGGTAGCAATAGTTGTTTTCACCAAAACCTATTCTCAATCTGCTTGGTGTCTTCATCAGCTCCAACAAATCATCAAATGGCAAGAAACTTATTCCCGACATGTTTTTCCTGTATATTACGAAATTCAGCCATCCGATGTACGTTTTCAGAAGGGTGATTTTGGAGAAACATTCAAAGCAACTGCACAAAAAACATTTTCAGGACAACAACTGGAGCATGGCATGTCCAGGTGGAGCCACGCACTCACCAAAGCAGCAAATTTATTTGGATGGGATGAGAGCAATTACAG GAGTGATGCTGAACTTGTGGACAAAATTGTTAAGGGCGTTCTTAATTTACCAGTCTTCTCTGCTACTAAATTTCCAGTTGGATTACAATCCTGCGTGAAAGATGtgattcaaattataaaaaataaatccagGGAAGTTTGTATAATAGGAATATGGGGAGAGGGAGGATCGGGTAAAACCACCCTTGCCAAAGCTATCTACCATCAACTTCATGGTACATTCACACAGAAAAGTTTTATTGAAGATATTGCACAAGTTATTCAAACAAGAGGGCATGTTCATTTACAAGAACAACTACTTTCGGATGTCCTAAACACAAAGATGGAGATACGCAGCGTTGAGATGGGAAAAAAAATGATTCGGGTAAAACTTTCCGGGAAAAAATTGCTCATCGTACTTGACAATACTAAATACGATCCATTATTAGACCTATACGATAGTCATGTTTGGTTCGCTAAAGGAACTGTCATACTAATTACAGCAAGAGAAGAACACCTACTAAGGATACATCAAGTTGATTCTATTTTCCGGATGAATCTGTTGAGCACAAATGAGTCCCTTGAGCTTCTTAGTTGGCATGCATTTAGAGAAGAAAAACCAAAAGAAGAATACAATGACCTTGCAAAAAGAGTAGTTGTTTATTGTGGAGGACTACCGCTAGTTCTTGAAGTCATTGGAAGTTGTTTGTATGAAAGGACGAAAGAAGAATGGAATAGATTATTGTTACAATTAGACAAAAGTCCCCAACATGAAGTTTCACAGACATTGAAAATAAGCTACGAAGGTTTACTTAATCAAACGGAAAAAGATTTATTCCTTGATGTATGTTGTTTCTTTGTTGGTAAAGGCAGAACCTTTGTTACAAAGATTCTAAATGATTGTGGAGTAGATGCTGATAGTGGAATAAGAATTCTCATTGAGCGTAACCTCATACAAgtaaaaaagaataacaaattAGGAATGCAACCGTTGCTACAAAAAATGGGAAGAAAAATTATTCGTGAAATTTCAGGAAAGGAACTTGGAAAGAACGCTCGACTATGGTTTGGTCAGGATGCAGAAAATGATCTGTTAGAGAACACT cTCTTCTCATCACAGCAGACAAAAGTCATTCAGAGATTGtctttgaaaatgtttttaatagCCACAAGAGAGTTATTGGAACGTTATCCTTCAATG GTTTTGAGGTCGCTAAGAGTCCTTAATCTTAGTCACTCCATGTACTTGAGAGAAACTCCTGACTTTTCCGGACTACCACGTCTTGAACAGCTCATTCTCAAAGATTGTCCAAGCTTGCGTAAAGTACACCATTCTATTGGATGTCTCAACAATCTTGTATTGCTAAATTTGAAGGACTGTACAAGTCTAAGCAATCTCCCAAGAGAGTTATACAAGTTAAAATCATTAAACACTCTCATTCTCTCTGGTTGTTCGAAGATCGACCTATTGGAAAAATATATAGTGCAAATGGAGTCCTTGATAATTCTAATTGCTGAAAATGCAGCTGTGAAACAAGTGCCCATTTCAATTGTAAGCTCAAAAAACATTGGATATATATTTCTACGTGGATGTGAGGGATTTTCATTTAATCTTTTTCCTTCTATCATTCGGTCTTGGATATCACCAATAATGAATCCCTTATCTTATATTCACTCAATTTGCATGGATATTGAGGATAATGGTTGGAATGATTTTGCACCATTGCTTAGCACCCTCGCAAATCTTCGAAGTGTTTCGGTACAATGTGACACCGAGTTTCAATTATCTAAGCTTGTTGAAACTATTCTGATCGAATATGGagtaaatatttcaaaatcagaAATTTCACAGCAGCACTTCAAGTATTCTTTGATTGGTGTTGGAAGATGCAAGGATTTCTTCAATGCTGTCAGTGATATCATTTCTAAG GTATTTGCAAGCAATGAGTCACGCGATGTTTCTCTCCCAGGTGATAATGATCCTTATTGGTTCGGCCACATGGGTGAGGGTCGTTCTGTTTTTTTCACCGTGCCTCGAGATCATGACTTGAAGGGAATGgctttgtgtgttttttatttatcaacaccTGAAATTGTGGCCCCTGTATGCCTTAGAAGTGTCTTAATTGTTAATTACACAAAGTGCACATTTCAGATACACAACCATGGAACGGTAATTTCCTTTAATGATATAGATTGGCAAggtataatatcaaatttagaATCAGGAGACAAGGTGGAGATTTGTGTGACTTCTGCTCATGAATTGGTAGTCAAGAACACAATTGTCTATCTGATATGTGATGAATTAAATGACTTACAAAAGGAGCCTGCGCCAAAGAAAAATTCCCTCGTTAGATTTGTAAAGAAAGTTGTAATGTGA
- the LOC114167222 gene encoding TMV resistance protein N-like isoform X1 yields MASSIPPTEFASSTSKLPRKYDVLINFTGEDIRRKFVSHLDYALSTVGLTTFLHEENAVNDMHIQQPILNLCRVAIVVFTKTYSQSAWCLHQLQQIIKWQETYSRHVFPVYYEIQPSDVRFQKGDFGETFKATAQKTFSGQQLEHGMSRWSHALTKAANLFGWDESNYRSDAELVDKIVKGVLNLPVFSATKFPVGLQSCVKDVIQIIKNKSREVCIIGIWGEGGSGKTTLAKAIYHQLHGTFTQKSFIEDIAQVIQTRGHVHLQEQLLSDVLNTKMEIRSVEMGKKMIRVKLSGKKLLIVLDNTKYDPLLDLYDSHVWFAKGTVILITAREEHLLRIHQVDSIFRMNLLSTNESLELLSWHAFREEKPKEEYNDLAKRVVVYCGGLPLVLEVIGSCLYERTKEEWNRLLLQLDKSPQHEVSQTLKISYEGLLNQTEKDLFLDVCCFFVGKGRTFVTKILNDCGVDADSGIRILIERNLIQVKKNNKLGMQPLLQKMGRKIIREISGKELGKNARLWFGQDAENDLLENTLFSSQQTKVIQRLSLKMFLIATRELLERYPSMVRDTSRLLRLSRDFGKLRWISLHGFSSENLPKDIYLHDAIAIDLKNSFLRFVWKEPQVLRSLRVLNLSHSMYLRETPDFSGLPRLEQLILKDCPSLRKVHHSIGCLNNLVLLNLKDCTSLSNLPRELYKLKSLNTLILSGCSKIDLLEKYIVQMESLIILIAENAAVKQVPISIVSSKNIGYIFLRGCEGFSFNLFPSIIRSWISPIMNPLSYIHSICMDIEDNGWNDFAPLLSTLANLRSVSVQCDTEFQLSKLVETILIEYGVNISKSEISQQHFKYSLIGVGRCKDFFNAVSDIISKVFASNESRDVSLPGDNDPYWFGHMGEGRSVFFTVPRDHDLKGMALCVFYLSTPEIVAPVCLRSVLIVNYTKCTFQIHNHGTVISFNDIDWQGIISNLESGDKVEICVTSAHELVVKNTIVYLICDELNDLQKEPAPKKNSLVRFVKKVVM; encoded by the exons ATGGCGTCTTCAATTCCTCCCACAGAATTCGCCTCTTCAACTTCCAAACTCCCACGGAAGTACGATGTGCTCATCAACTTCACAGGAGAAGACATCCGCAGGAAATTTGTTTCTCATCTCGATTATGCTCTCTCTACTGTTGGGCTCACTACTTTCCTTCATGAGGAGAATGCAGTGAATGACATGCACATCCAACAACCTATTCTCAATCTGTGTCGGGTAGCAATAGTTGTTTTCACCAAAACCTATTCTCAATCTGCTTGGTGTCTTCATCAGCTCCAACAAATCATCAAATGGCAAGAAACTTATTCCCGACATGTTTTTCCTGTATATTACGAAATTCAGCCATCCGATGTACGTTTTCAGAAGGGTGATTTTGGAGAAACATTCAAAGCAACTGCACAAAAAACATTTTCAGGACAACAACTGGAGCATGGCATGTCCAGGTGGAGCCACGCACTCACCAAAGCAGCAAATTTATTTGGATGGGATGAGAGCAATTACAG GAGTGATGCTGAACTTGTGGACAAAATTGTTAAGGGCGTTCTTAATTTACCAGTCTTCTCTGCTACTAAATTTCCAGTTGGATTACAATCCTGCGTGAAAGATGtgattcaaattataaaaaataaatccagGGAAGTTTGTATAATAGGAATATGGGGAGAGGGAGGATCGGGTAAAACCACCCTTGCCAAAGCTATCTACCATCAACTTCATGGTACATTCACACAGAAAAGTTTTATTGAAGATATTGCACAAGTTATTCAAACAAGAGGGCATGTTCATTTACAAGAACAACTACTTTCGGATGTCCTAAACACAAAGATGGAGATACGCAGCGTTGAGATGGGAAAAAAAATGATTCGGGTAAAACTTTCCGGGAAAAAATTGCTCATCGTACTTGACAATACTAAATACGATCCATTATTAGACCTATACGATAGTCATGTTTGGTTCGCTAAAGGAACTGTCATACTAATTACAGCAAGAGAAGAACACCTACTAAGGATACATCAAGTTGATTCTATTTTCCGGATGAATCTGTTGAGCACAAATGAGTCCCTTGAGCTTCTTAGTTGGCATGCATTTAGAGAAGAAAAACCAAAAGAAGAATACAATGACCTTGCAAAAAGAGTAGTTGTTTATTGTGGAGGACTACCGCTAGTTCTTGAAGTCATTGGAAGTTGTTTGTATGAAAGGACGAAAGAAGAATGGAATAGATTATTGTTACAATTAGACAAAAGTCCCCAACATGAAGTTTCACAGACATTGAAAATAAGCTACGAAGGTTTACTTAATCAAACGGAAAAAGATTTATTCCTTGATGTATGTTGTTTCTTTGTTGGTAAAGGCAGAACCTTTGTTACAAAGATTCTAAATGATTGTGGAGTAGATGCTGATAGTGGAATAAGAATTCTCATTGAGCGTAACCTCATACAAgtaaaaaagaataacaaattAGGAATGCAACCGTTGCTACAAAAAATGGGAAGAAAAATTATTCGTGAAATTTCAGGAAAGGAACTTGGAAAGAACGCTCGACTATGGTTTGGTCAGGATGCAGAAAATGATCTGTTAGAGAACACT cTCTTCTCATCACAGCAGACAAAAGTCATTCAGAGATTGtctttgaaaatgtttttaatagCCACAAGAGAGTTATTGGAACGTTATCCTTCAATGGTAAGAGACACATCAAGGCTTCTGAGACTCAGTAGAGATTTTGGTAAATTGAGATGGATCAGTTTGCATGGGTTTTCTTCAGAAAACCTACCTAAAGACATTTATCTGCATGATGCAATAGcgattgatttaaaaaacaGTTTTCTCCGATTCGTCTGGAAAGAACCTCAG GTTTTGAGGTCGCTAAGAGTCCTTAATCTTAGTCACTCCATGTACTTGAGAGAAACTCCTGACTTTTCCGGACTACCACGTCTTGAACAGCTCATTCTCAAAGATTGTCCAAGCTTGCGTAAAGTACACCATTCTATTGGATGTCTCAACAATCTTGTATTGCTAAATTTGAAGGACTGTACAAGTCTAAGCAATCTCCCAAGAGAGTTATACAAGTTAAAATCATTAAACACTCTCATTCTCTCTGGTTGTTCGAAGATCGACCTATTGGAAAAATATATAGTGCAAATGGAGTCCTTGATAATTCTAATTGCTGAAAATGCAGCTGTGAAACAAGTGCCCATTTCAATTGTAAGCTCAAAAAACATTGGATATATATTTCTACGTGGATGTGAGGGATTTTCATTTAATCTTTTTCCTTCTATCATTCGGTCTTGGATATCACCAATAATGAATCCCTTATCTTATATTCACTCAATTTGCATGGATATTGAGGATAATGGTTGGAATGATTTTGCACCATTGCTTAGCACCCTCGCAAATCTTCGAAGTGTTTCGGTACAATGTGACACCGAGTTTCAATTATCTAAGCTTGTTGAAACTATTCTGATCGAATATGGagtaaatatttcaaaatcagaAATTTCACAGCAGCACTTCAAGTATTCTTTGATTGGTGTTGGAAGATGCAAGGATTTCTTCAATGCTGTCAGTGATATCATTTCTAAG GTATTTGCAAGCAATGAGTCACGCGATGTTTCTCTCCCAGGTGATAATGATCCTTATTGGTTCGGCCACATGGGTGAGGGTCGTTCTGTTTTTTTCACCGTGCCTCGAGATCATGACTTGAAGGGAATGgctttgtgtgttttttatttatcaacaccTGAAATTGTGGCCCCTGTATGCCTTAGAAGTGTCTTAATTGTTAATTACACAAAGTGCACATTTCAGATACACAACCATGGAACGGTAATTTCCTTTAATGATATAGATTGGCAAggtataatatcaaatttagaATCAGGAGACAAGGTGGAGATTTGTGTGACTTCTGCTCATGAATTGGTAGTCAAGAACACAATTGTCTATCTGATATGTGATGAATTAAATGACTTACAAAAGGAGCCTGCGCCAAAGAAAAATTCCCTCGTTAGATTTGTAAAGAAAGTTGTAATGTGA
- the LOC114167222 gene encoding protein SUPPRESSOR OF npr1-1, CONSTITUTIVE 1-like isoform X3, whose product MASSIPPTEFASSTSKLPRKYDVLINFTGEDIRRKFVSHLDYALSTVGLTTFLHEENAVNDMHIQQPILNLCRVAIVVFTKTYSQSAWCLHQLQQIIKWQETYSRHVFPVYYEIQPSDVRFQKGDFGETFKATAQKTFSGQQLEHGMSRWSHALTKAANLFGWDESNYRSDAELVDKIVKGVLNLPVFSATKFPVGLQSCVKDVIQIIKNKSREVCIIGIWGEGGSGKTTLAKAIYHQLHGTFTQKSFIEDIAQVIQTRGHVHLQEQLLSDVLNTKMEIRSVEMGKKMIRVKLSGKKLLIVLDNTKYDPLLDLYDSHVWFAKGTVILITAREEHLLRIHQVDSIFRMNLLSTNESLELLSWHAFREEKPKEEYNDLAKRVVVYCGGLPLVLEVIGSCLYERTKEEWNRLLLQLDKSPQHEVSQTLKISYEGLLNQTEKDLFLDVCCFFVGKGRTFVTKILNDCGVDADSGIRILIERNLIQVKKNNKLGMQPLLQKMGRKIIREISGKELGKNARLWFGQDAENDLLENTVLRSLRVLNLSHSMYLRETPDFSGLPRLEQLILKDCPSLRKVHHSIGCLNNLVLLNLKDCTSLSNLPRELYKLKSLNTLILSGCSKIDLLEKYIVQMESLIILIAENAAVKQVPISIVSSKNIGYIFLRGCEGFSFNLFPSIIRSWISPIMNPLSYIHSICMDIEDNGWNDFAPLLSTLANLRSVSVQCDTEFQLSKLVETILIEYGVNISKSEISQQHFKYSLIGVGRCKDFFNAVSDIISKVFASNESRDVSLPGDNDPYWFGHMGEGRSVFFTVPRDHDLKGMALCVFYLSTPEIVAPVCLRSVLIVNYTKCTFQIHNHGTVISFNDIDWQGIISNLESGDKVEICVTSAHELVVKNTIVYLICDELNDLQKEPAPKKNSLVRFVKKVVM is encoded by the exons ATGGCGTCTTCAATTCCTCCCACAGAATTCGCCTCTTCAACTTCCAAACTCCCACGGAAGTACGATGTGCTCATCAACTTCACAGGAGAAGACATCCGCAGGAAATTTGTTTCTCATCTCGATTATGCTCTCTCTACTGTTGGGCTCACTACTTTCCTTCATGAGGAGAATGCAGTGAATGACATGCACATCCAACAACCTATTCTCAATCTGTGTCGGGTAGCAATAGTTGTTTTCACCAAAACCTATTCTCAATCTGCTTGGTGTCTTCATCAGCTCCAACAAATCATCAAATGGCAAGAAACTTATTCCCGACATGTTTTTCCTGTATATTACGAAATTCAGCCATCCGATGTACGTTTTCAGAAGGGTGATTTTGGAGAAACATTCAAAGCAACTGCACAAAAAACATTTTCAGGACAACAACTGGAGCATGGCATGTCCAGGTGGAGCCACGCACTCACCAAAGCAGCAAATTTATTTGGATGGGATGAGAGCAATTACAG GAGTGATGCTGAACTTGTGGACAAAATTGTTAAGGGCGTTCTTAATTTACCAGTCTTCTCTGCTACTAAATTTCCAGTTGGATTACAATCCTGCGTGAAAGATGtgattcaaattataaaaaataaatccagGGAAGTTTGTATAATAGGAATATGGGGAGAGGGAGGATCGGGTAAAACCACCCTTGCCAAAGCTATCTACCATCAACTTCATGGTACATTCACACAGAAAAGTTTTATTGAAGATATTGCACAAGTTATTCAAACAAGAGGGCATGTTCATTTACAAGAACAACTACTTTCGGATGTCCTAAACACAAAGATGGAGATACGCAGCGTTGAGATGGGAAAAAAAATGATTCGGGTAAAACTTTCCGGGAAAAAATTGCTCATCGTACTTGACAATACTAAATACGATCCATTATTAGACCTATACGATAGTCATGTTTGGTTCGCTAAAGGAACTGTCATACTAATTACAGCAAGAGAAGAACACCTACTAAGGATACATCAAGTTGATTCTATTTTCCGGATGAATCTGTTGAGCACAAATGAGTCCCTTGAGCTTCTTAGTTGGCATGCATTTAGAGAAGAAAAACCAAAAGAAGAATACAATGACCTTGCAAAAAGAGTAGTTGTTTATTGTGGAGGACTACCGCTAGTTCTTGAAGTCATTGGAAGTTGTTTGTATGAAAGGACGAAAGAAGAATGGAATAGATTATTGTTACAATTAGACAAAAGTCCCCAACATGAAGTTTCACAGACATTGAAAATAAGCTACGAAGGTTTACTTAATCAAACGGAAAAAGATTTATTCCTTGATGTATGTTGTTTCTTTGTTGGTAAAGGCAGAACCTTTGTTACAAAGATTCTAAATGATTGTGGAGTAGATGCTGATAGTGGAATAAGAATTCTCATTGAGCGTAACCTCATACAAgtaaaaaagaataacaaattAGGAATGCAACCGTTGCTACAAAAAATGGGAAGAAAAATTATTCGTGAAATTTCAGGAAAGGAACTTGGAAAGAACGCTCGACTATGGTTTGGTCAGGATGCAGAAAATGATCTGTTAGAGAACACT GTTTTGAGGTCGCTAAGAGTCCTTAATCTTAGTCACTCCATGTACTTGAGAGAAACTCCTGACTTTTCCGGACTACCACGTCTTGAACAGCTCATTCTCAAAGATTGTCCAAGCTTGCGTAAAGTACACCATTCTATTGGATGTCTCAACAATCTTGTATTGCTAAATTTGAAGGACTGTACAAGTCTAAGCAATCTCCCAAGAGAGTTATACAAGTTAAAATCATTAAACACTCTCATTCTCTCTGGTTGTTCGAAGATCGACCTATTGGAAAAATATATAGTGCAAATGGAGTCCTTGATAATTCTAATTGCTGAAAATGCAGCTGTGAAACAAGTGCCCATTTCAATTGTAAGCTCAAAAAACATTGGATATATATTTCTACGTGGATGTGAGGGATTTTCATTTAATCTTTTTCCTTCTATCATTCGGTCTTGGATATCACCAATAATGAATCCCTTATCTTATATTCACTCAATTTGCATGGATATTGAGGATAATGGTTGGAATGATTTTGCACCATTGCTTAGCACCCTCGCAAATCTTCGAAGTGTTTCGGTACAATGTGACACCGAGTTTCAATTATCTAAGCTTGTTGAAACTATTCTGATCGAATATGGagtaaatatttcaaaatcagaAATTTCACAGCAGCACTTCAAGTATTCTTTGATTGGTGTTGGAAGATGCAAGGATTTCTTCAATGCTGTCAGTGATATCATTTCTAAG GTATTTGCAAGCAATGAGTCACGCGATGTTTCTCTCCCAGGTGATAATGATCCTTATTGGTTCGGCCACATGGGTGAGGGTCGTTCTGTTTTTTTCACCGTGCCTCGAGATCATGACTTGAAGGGAATGgctttgtgtgttttttatttatcaacaccTGAAATTGTGGCCCCTGTATGCCTTAGAAGTGTCTTAATTGTTAATTACACAAAGTGCACATTTCAGATACACAACCATGGAACGGTAATTTCCTTTAATGATATAGATTGGCAAggtataatatcaaatttagaATCAGGAGACAAGGTGGAGATTTGTGTGACTTCTGCTCATGAATTGGTAGTCAAGAACACAATTGTCTATCTGATATGTGATGAATTAAATGACTTACAAAAGGAGCCTGCGCCAAAGAAAAATTCCCTCGTTAGATTTGTAAAGAAAGTTGTAATGTGA